The following coding sequences are from one Nilaparvata lugens isolate BPH chromosome 6, ASM1435652v1, whole genome shotgun sequence window:
- the LOC111049200 gene encoding uncharacterized protein LOC111049200, giving the protein MEGRRDISFEGDVDDFSLRYEDSGKNSSHECSNRNHKSLVIENMPDTEKHTKDVSRKKPQLNQSIEHETSNPNISICTPQRDDLSTSVRKSLIKGCTESNLSYYTPKRTSVVTPTAKLYSVYKACLTGEKDFYELMKKKDKSSASNKKSSDLRENWTPKVIQKSNSKINLIKELNTRAEQLYLLSDDETPTKKTGKIRRSKDSDLFSSDDSTFHPAFSSTKFILDRDLASSKTPVSKMENSSVLSGIKKLRTPGRQPPAQLKDTFKVPNIVKQPVVQDEDDIPCTQPVIEVIMRGVVAYVEVRGHDDGQDYSGCVKAQLKEMGAVISNTFTKKVTHVVFKSGRLSTYKKARLWGVKMVCVMWIEACKEAQCQVPVAGFTPSKSDYYNQKILDEIQNKEGSSTKRRMTRARKPREVKKKLNLEPPPVSNEIDLFLNEPETKKRVPQSAGSHMKRPVIDHRTMPRHTQHRQTISSSTSPNLSQKSKFKTQIIRALIGD; this is encoded by the exons ATGGAGGGTAGGAGAGATATCAGCTTCGAAGGTGATGTTGATGATTTTAGTTTGAGGTATGAAGATAGTGGAAAGAACTCTAGTCATGAATGCTCTAATAGAAACCATAAATCTCTTGTCATAGAAAACATGCCAGACACTGAAAAGCATACAAAAGATGTTAGTCGTAAAAAACCACAACTGAATCAGTCAATAGAGCACGAAACATCTAATCCAAACATATCAATATGTACTCCACAAAGAGATGATTTATCAACTAGTGTCCGAAAAAGTTTAATTAAAGGTTGTACTGAATCGAATCTATCCTATTATACTCCTAAGCGCACTTCAGTCGTTACTCCAACAGCAAAACTATACTCAGTTTACAAAGCTTGTCTTACCGGCGAAAAAGATTTCTATGAACTAatgaagaaaaaagataaatctTCTGCctcaaataaaaaatcttcAGATTTGCGTGAAAATTGGACTCCTAAGGTTATACAGAAGTCAaactcaaaaattaatttaattaaagaATTAAATACGCGTGCCGAACAACTCTATCTTTTAAGTGATGATGAAACACCCACAAAAAAGACTGGTAAAATTAGAAGATCTAAAGACTCAGACTTATTTAGCAGTGATGACTCAACATTTCATCCAGCTTTTTCGTCTACAAAATTCATTCTGGATCGAGATTTGGCCAGCTCTAAAACTCCGGTATCTAAAATGGAAAATAGTTCCGTACTAAGTGGAATCAAAAAGCTGAGGACGCCCGGTCGACAACCTCCTGCCCAACTAAAAGATACTTTCAAAGTTCCCAACATTGTTAAACAACCAGTCGTTCAAGATGAGGATGATATACCTTGCACTCAACCTGTCATCGAAGTTATAATGCGTG GTGTGGTGGCTTATGTTGAAGTGCGTGGACATGATGATGGACAAGACTATTCTGGTTGTGTCAAAGCTCAACTCAAAGAAATGGGAGCCGTCATCTCGAATACGTTTACTAAAAAG GTGACTCATGTTGTTTTCAAATCGGGCCGACTATCTACTTACAAGAAAGCCAGATTGTGGGGAGTGAAAATGGTGTGTGTGATGTGGATCGAAGCATGCAAAGAAGCCCAGTGTCAGGTACCAGTGGCTGGATTCACACCATCCAAGAGCGACTACTACAATCAGAAAATTCTTGATGAG ATTCAAAATAAAGAAGGATCAAGCACGAAACGAAGAATGACAAGAGCTAGAAAACCAAGAGAGGTGAAGAAGAAATTGAATCTTGAGCCTCCCCCTGTCTCCAACGAGATAGATTTATTCCTGAATGAACCTGAGACGAAGAAA CGAGTTCCACAGTCGGCAGGCAGTCACATGAAAAGACCTGTTATAGACCACCGTACGATGCCTAGGCACACTCAACACAGACAAACTATTTCTAGTTCCACCTCTCCCAACCTCTCCCAGAAATCTAAATTTAAAACTCAAATAATCAGGGCTCTTATTGGCGATtag
- the LOC120351930 gene encoding uncharacterized protein LOC120351930: MNEIQKYCKLTSCGSRRLARLLFPDTDLDNETDDKEKSDNSSLPQASDTEPSRRSAPARLVSKKTAKQQVAITNFLKFYDKNNQADNKKTVDNDMNKENVRPVDIQNRNECKGIDRRKEMDNRKNDDRIIISQLNNVTIRKRKLLPLDDCNSKEAAKTIDFNVNDSEKQDNERDMAPSPNYTTKYHKLRTPKTGRKAKAVSQPRKKQRRDDDNDDDNKENVNEEKQDNQGQKVKDKANCSRRSSSVFFLPKSTSQKRKTPSGIVCTGMHSNESDIVRKAVEELGGFQLENKVSANTTHVVAYHKNHRTVNLLKGIGRGCWIVHYDWVVNSLEAKKWLLEEPYEFTHFSPAVKMCRLDRQAFGKYFSLDLFKDCGRMYVSPSSKPPIGDMKELITQFGGSVTSNSRVADILVGGEPRQRDNVLRISEKWILDCITKYTLLELDKYIRSPEIESS; this comes from the exons atgaatgaaatacagaaatACTGCAAACTGACTTCGTGTGGAAGTAGACGTTTAGCTAGACTTCTATTTCCAGACACCGATTTAGATAATGAAACTGACGACAAAGAGAAAAGTGACAATAGCAGTTTGCCGCAAGCATCTGACACTGAGCCAAGCAGGAGGAGCGCGCCTGCTAGATTGGTTAGCAAGAAAACTGCCAAGCAACAGGTTGCCATAACCAACTTCCTCAAATTCTATGACAAAAACAATCAAGCCGATAATAAAAAGACCGTTGATAATGATATGAACAAAGAAAATGTGAGACCAGTTGATATTCAGAACAGAAATGAGTGTAaaggaattgatagaagaaaGGAAATGGACAATAGAAAAAACGATGATCGAATTATTATCTCACAACTCAACAATGTAACGATCAGAAAACGAAAACTGCTACCCCTTGACGATTGCAACTCTAAAGAAGCAGCCAAAACAATCGACTTCAATGTAAATGATAGTGAAAAGCAGGATAACGAGAGAGACATGGCTCCTTCGCCTAATTACACCACGAAATACCATAAACTGAGAACGCCGAAAACGGGTAGGAAAGCTAAGGCAGTTTCACAACCCAGAAAAAAACAACGTAGGGACGATGACAATGACGATGATAATAAGGAGAATGTTAATGAAGAGAAACAAGATAATCAAGGCCAAAAAGTCAAAGATAAGGCAAACTGTTCCCGCAGAAGTTCTTCGGTATTCTTTTTACCGAAGAGTACTTCCCAAAAACGCAAAACTCCCAGTGGAATCGTTTGTACTGGAATGCATTCAAA tgaaagtgatattgtgaGAAAAGCAGTAGAAGAATTGGGAGGATTCCAGCTGGAGAACAAAGTGTCGGCCAATACTACTCATGTGGTTGCCTATCATAAAAATCATCGGACGGTCAATCTGTTGAAAGGAATAGGTAGAGGCTGCTGGATTGTTCACTATGATTGG GTGGTGAATAGTTTGGAAGCTAAGAAATGGTTGTTGGAGGAGCCGTATGAATTCACACACTTCTCTCCAGCAGTCAAA ATGTGTCGCCTGGACCGCCAAGCGTTTGGCAAGTACTTTTCGCTGGATCTGTTCAAGGACTGCGGTCGCATGTACGTGAGTCCATCGTCGAAGCCACCCATCGGTGATATGAAGGAGCTGATTACGCAGTTCGGTGGCTCAGTCACCAGCAACAGCCGAGTGGCCGACATCTTGGTTGGCGGCGAGCCTCGTCAACGtgataatgtacttagaatTAGTGAAAAATGGATTCTCGATTGCATTACTAAGTATACTCTGCTAGAGCTTGACAAATACATAAGGTCGCCCGAAATTGAATCTTCATAG